The following nucleotide sequence is from Mycobacterium sp. Z3061.
GCGTCCAGGGCGATGCCGGCGCCGGTGATGCCGCCACCGATCACGACGACGTCCACCTCGGCGCCATCGGCCAGTGCGGTCAGGTCCGCGGTACGACGGGCAGCATTGAGAGCGGTCAGGTTCTCCATCAGAACAGGTATCCGTTCAGTGTGTAGGCGAGTTGGGTGGCCAGGGCCTCGTCGTCGAGGATCGGTTTGACGATGTCGGCGGATTGAATGGTGGACTGGGCGATCAGCAGGATCATGGTCGCGAACTGGCGGGGGTCACCGGGCCGGACGCTGCCCGCACTTTGCGCTTCGGCGAGCCGCTGTGCCAGTCCCTCGATCAGGAACTGCTGGCTGACACCGAGGCGCTCGGTGATGTAGACCCGCGCCAACTCTGAGTGCATGACCGACATGATCAGCTCATCCCGGCGCAACCGGTCGGCGACCGCCACCACCTGCTTGACCAACGCCTCCCGGTCGTTGCCTTCGAACGGCACCTCGTGCATCACGTTGGTGATGTGGTCGGTCAGCAGCGTGGACATGATCGACTGGGTGTCCGGCCATCGGCGGTAGACCGTCGGGCGGCTCACCCCCGCCCGGCGGGCGATCTCGGCGAGCGTCACCCGATCCGCGCCGAAATCGACCACGCAGCTCGCCGCGGCAGCTAATATTCGGTCCCCGGTATCCAAATTTGGTTCATTACTCATTGACACCATGTGTAATACTGTAACGCATGACGCACCTCGAGGAACTCCTTCCGCCAATGAAATGGAACGCGTGGGGGGATCCCGCCGCGGCCAAGCCACTTTCCGACGGGGTCCGCGGCTTGCTGAAGCAGGTTGTGGGCCTTGCAGATTCGGATGAAGCCGAGCTGCAGCCCGACGAGGTGAAGCTGCGCCCGTGCGCCCTGTCGCAGGCCGACCAGGACGGGCTCGCCAAGATCGTCGGCGGCGAATTCTTCCGCACCGCCGACCGGGACCGGTTGCTGCGCGCCGGCGGCAAGTCCACCCCCGACATGCTGCGCCGCAAAGACCGCGGCGTCCAGGACGCGCCCGACGCGGTGCTGCTGCCCGCCGATGACGACACAGTTCTGGAGATCCTGCGCTACTGCTCCGACCACGGCATCGCGGTCGTCCCGTTCGGCGGCGGCACGAACGTCACCGGCGGACTGGACCCCACCCGCGGCCAGTTCTCCGCGGTGATCTCGCTGGATCTGCGCCGCTTCGACGAACTGCACTCGCTGGACAAGGTGTCCGGGATCGCCGAATTGGGTGGCGGCGTCACCGGTCCGGACGCCGAGCGCCTCCTGGGCGAACAGGGCTTCTCCCTGGGGCACTTCCCGCAGAGCTTCGAGTACGCCACCATCGGCGGCTTTGCGGCGACCCGTTCGTCCGGACAGGACTCGGCCGGCTACGGCCGGTTCAACGACATGATCGTGGGACTGCGCATGGTCACCCCGGTCGGCATCTGGGACCTGGGCCGGGTGGCAGCCTCGGCGGCCGGCCCGGATCTGCGTCAGCTGGCGATCGGTTCGGAAGGCACTCTGGGGGTCATCACCAAGGTGCGGCTGCGGGTGCACCCGGTCCCGGAGACCACCCGCTACGAGGCGTGGTCCTTCCCGGATTTCGCGACCGGAGTCGCGGCCCTGCGGGCCATCACCCAGACCGGCACCGGCCCGACCGTCGTCCGCCTGTCCGATGAGGCGGAGACCGGGGTCAACCTCGCCACTCACGAGACGATCGGCGAAAACCAGAACGCCGGAGGATGTTTGGGCCTGACGCTGTTCGAAGGCACCAAGGAGCACGCCGAGAGCCGGCACGCCGAAACCCGCGCGCTGCTGGAAGCCAGCGGCGGCACCTCGCTCGGCGAAGGACCGGCCAGGACCTGGGAGCACGGCCGGTTCAGCGCACCCTACCTGCGCGACTCGATGCTGGCCGCCGGTGCGCTGTGCGAGACGCTGGAAACCGCCACCGACTGGTCCAACATCCCCGCCCTCAAGGCCGCCGTCACCGAAGCGCTGACCAGTTCACTCGCCGAGTCGGGCACCCCGGCGCTGGTGATGTGCCACGTGTCGCACGTCTACCCGACCGGCGCCTCGCTGTACTTCACCATCGTGGCCGGGCAGCGCGGCAATCCGCTCGAGCAGTGGTGGGCGGCCAAGAAGGCCGCGTGCGACGCGATCATGGCCACCGGCGGAACCATCACCCACCACCACGCCGTCGGCGCCGACCACCGGGCCTGGATGCGTGAGGAGGTCGGTGACCTCGGTGTGCAGCTGTTGCGCGCGGCCAAGGCCACCCTGGATCCAGCCGGAATTCTGAACCCCGGCAAGCTGATTCCGTGACGCAGCAGTCCCCCGTCCTGAGCCGGCGCGAGATCGCGAAGATCACCGCGCTGACCAATCCCCTCTCTGGGCACGGCGCCGCGATCGAGGCGGCGCAACGTGCGATCGCCCGTTTCCACAAGCGCGGGATCGAGGTGGTCGAGATCATCGGTGACGGCGCCGAGGACGCCCGCTTCCTGGTCGCCGCGGCATTGGAGAAGGGCACCGACGCCGTCGTCGTCACCGGCGGCGACGGCGTCATCTCCAACGCCCTGCAGGTGCTGGCCCAGACCGATGTGCCGCTGGGCGTCATCCCGGCAGGCACCGGAAACGACCATGCGCGCGAATTCGGGATTCCCACCAAGGATCCCGAGGCCGCCGCGGATGTCGTGGTGGACGGCTGGACGGAAACCATTGACCTGGGCCGCATCAAGGACCAGCACGGCGTCAACAAGTGGTTCGGCACTGTGGCGGCAACGGGATTCGACTCGTTGGTGACCGACCGGGCCAACCGGATGACCTGGCCGCACGGGCGGATGCGGTACTACATCGCGATGCTTGCCGAACTGTCGCAGTTGCGGCTGCTGCCGTTCCGGTTGGTGCTGGACGGGCAGCAGGTGATCGAAACCGACCTGACGATGACCGCCTTCGGCAACACCCGCAGCTACGGCGGCGGAATGCTGATCTGTCCCAACGCCGATCGGTCGGACGGCCTGCTCGACCTCACCATGGTGAGATCGGAGTCGCGGACGAAGCTCATCCGCTTCTTCCCCACCGCTTTGAAGGGCACGCACATCGGACTCGACGAGGTCACCACCGCACGGGCCAAGACCGTCGAAGTCGAATGCCCAGGAATCAACGTGTACGCCGACGGCGACTACGCCTGTCCGCTGCCGGCCGAGATCTCGGCGGTACCGGCCGCGCTGCAGGTGCTGCGACCGGCCCACAAGGTGTAACGAACCGGTCACGCGATGCGACATGTTCAGCATGTCAGTGCTCGTCAAGACCGGGTTGGCCGCGGTAGTGGCTGTGGGGGTTCCGCTGTGCGTAGCTCCGGCGGCCCACGCGGGTGAAGTCGCTTCCTGGAACGGCGAATACCTCGTCGTGCTGGGCGCCAACGCTAAGTCCGGCACCAGCGTAGCGGCCGGTCAACCGGAGTTCGCGCACCGGTCCACCGTCTCGTTCACCTCGAACTGCGCCGCGGGTGTCTGCGTCGCGACGGTCGACAACCCGCCCGCGCCGAAGAACGAATCGATGCCGCGCACAATCGAATTCACCTGGAACGGGTCACAGTGGGTGCGCGAGATGACGTGGAAATGGGACTGCCTGCTGCCAGACGGCACCATCGAGTACGACCCGGCGAAGTCGATAACGGTCTACACCCCAGGGCAATACGGCATTCTCACCGGCGTCTTCCACACCGACATCGCCAGCGGCACGTGTCAGGGCAATGTCGATATGCCGGTGTCCGCCAAACCCATTTCCGGTCCGGTCACCTAACCCCGCCGAGCAGACGCAAAATCGCCCAGGAGCGTGCGCTCCAAGGGCGATTTTGCGTCTGCTCGCGGGGCGAACGCTAGCCGACTCCGCGGCTCAGCCAGGTGACCTCGCCGGCGTCGCCGCCGTCGCGATACGGCTCGAGGGCCTCATCCCAGGCGGTGCCCAGCACCGAATCCATCTCGGCGGCAAGGGTATCGGCGCCCTGGGCCATCAGCGTGCGCAACCGCATCTCGCCCACCATGATGTCGCCGTTGGCGCTCATCGGCCCGCTCCACAACCCCAGCTGCGGGGTGTGGCTGAACCGGTGCCCGTCGACGCCGGGGCTGGGATCCTCGGTCACTTCGAACCGCAGCACTGACCACGAGCGCAACGCGTTCGCCAAGCGGGCGCCGGTACCGACCGGCCCAACCCAGTTGGTGACCGCGCGCAACTGCCCGGGCATGGCCGGCTGCGGCGTCCACACCAAATTCGCCTTGGCTTGCAAGGTCGACGACAACGCCCACTCGACATGCGGGCACACCGCCGCTGGCGAGGCGTGGACGTACACCACACCAGCCGTCACGTCGGCGAACTGATTCGACGCACGCATCTTCTTGCTCCTTCGGTTCCACGAGGGACGTCTTCCCCAACGACCTGGTGAACCCGATCAAGAGATACTGCGCGATATATTTTCTTGTGTCCTGCGTGTCTATTGTGCCTCGTGATACCTGTGTTGCGCTAGTGTGCATTTTCCTTTCCGGCGTACGCAGCTAAAACCGCGTCCGAAAGCGCCGGCCAGGGCTTCAGCGCCCACTCTCCGAAGTCGCGGTCGGTGAGCACCACCAGCGCCAGGTCAGCATCGGGATCCACCCAGATGAACCCGCCTGACTGGCCGAAATGACCGTAGGTGCGCACCGAGTTGCCCGCGCCCGTCCAGTGCGGCGACTTCGAATCCCGCAGCTCGAATCCCAGCCCCCAGTCGTTGGGCCGCTGCGACCCGTATCCCGGCAGCACCCCGTCGAGACCCGGGAACTGCACGGACGTCGCGTCGGCGTGCATCTGCGCCGAAACCGTCGCCGGGCGCAGCAGGTCACCCGCGAACCGGACCAGGTCGTCGACCGTCGAGGTCGCGCCGTAGCCGGCGGTGTCGGCGCCCCCGTCCAGTCGCGTCGAGGTCATCCCCAGCGGCTCGCACACCGCCTCGGTGAGGTAGCGGCCGAACTCGATGCCCGACTCGCGCTCGATGGTCTGGGCCAGCACGGCGAACCCGTAGTTCGAATAGATGCGGCGGGCCCCGGGCCGCGCCAGCACGCCACCGGAAAGCATGGCCAGTCCGGAGGCGTGCGCAAGGAGGTGACGCACGGTGGACCCGGGCGGGCCGGCCTCGGTGTCGAGTTCGACGACGCCTTCCTCGACGGCGATCTGTGCGGCCCGCGCGACGATCGGCTTCGTGACCGACGCCAGCGCGAACTCGCGCGCGGTGTCACCGTGGGTGGCCCGCACTCCGTCCGGGCCGACGACCGCGGCGGCGGCGTTGGGGACGGGCCAGTCGTCCAGAACGCTCAGTGCGCTCATTTGCGCGCGATGTAGTAGTTGTTGATCGGGTCCGACTCGACTTCGGCGACCACCACGTCGCCGAAGCCGGCATCGGCCAGCATCGAGGTGGCCAGTTGCGTCCCCCAGGCCGCCCCCAGCCCGGCGCCGCCGTGCGCCAGCGACACCGTCATGCAGTGCATCAGGGACACCGTGTAGAGATAGGTGCTCATCGGTACGTCGACGTTGTCCTCGAGCCGGCTCGATGCCTTGACGTCTGCCATCAGAAACACGCCGCCCGGCCTCAACGCGCGGTGGATGTTCTCCAGCACGCGCGCCGGTTGGGCCTGGTCGTGGATGGCGTCGAACACCACGATGACGTCGTAGACCGCCTCCTTGTCCAGCGTGGGCAGGTCGTGGCTTTCGAAGGTCACATTGGACAGACCGAGCCGCGCGGCCTCGTCGCGGCCGGCTGCGATCGCCTCCTCGGAGAAGTCGATACCGGTGAACCGGCTGGCCGGGAACGCCTGAGCCATCACGTTCACGGCATGTCCACTGCCGCAACCGAAGTCGGCGACGTCGGCACCCGATCGCAGGCGCTCCGGAAGACCGTCCACCAGCGGCAGCACCACATCGACAAGCCCGGCGTCGAACACCACACCACTCTGCTGAGCCATCAACGTGTGGAAGCGGGGATATTCGCTGTAGGGCAGCCCGCCGCCCGCCCGGAAGCAACCGAGGATCTTCTGCTCGACCTCGCTCAGCAACGGCACGAACTGGGCCACCAGCGCGAGGTTGTTCGGCCCGGCCGCACTGGTCAGCACCGCCGCGCGCTGGGCCGGCAATGTGTAGGTCCCGGTCTCGGCGTCGTAGTCGACCACGCGGCCGGTTGTCATGCCGCCCAACCACTCTCGGACATAACGTTCGTCGAGGTGCGCGGCTTCGGCGATCTCCGCGCTGCTGGACGGCGGCAGTGCCGCCATGGTGTCCAGCAACCCGGTCTGATGTCCCAGGCTCAGCAGCAGCGTGAGGCTCGCGTTGTCGATCGTCGACACCATCCGGTCGGTGAAGGCCTCTACGGTTTCGGTGCCGGTCTCGGGTGCCGTCATGCGAAGCGACGCTACACCGTAGTTTGGAGGCCATGAGTCAGACAGTGCGCGGCGTCATTTCGCGGAGCAAAGGGCAACCCGTCGAGTTGGTCGACATCGTCATCCCCGACCCCGGACCGGGCGAGGCGGTCGTCGATATCACCGCGTGCGGTGTGTGCCACACCGACCTGACCTACCGCGAGGGCGGCATCAACGACGAGTACCCGTTTCTGCTCGGGCACGAGGCCGCCGGCACGGTCGAAGCGGTCGGCCCCGGCGTGACCCACGTCGAGCCGGGTGACTTCGTGATCCTGAACTGGCGCGCGGTATGCGGGCAGTGCCGGGCCTGCCGGAGAGGCCGGCCGCATCTGTGCTTCGACACCTTCAACGCCGAGCAGAAGATGACGCTGACCGACGGCACCGAACTCACCCCCGCACTGGGCATCGGGGCGTTCGCCGACAAGACGCTGGTGGCGGCCGGGCAGTGCACCAAAGTCAATCCGGAGGCCGACCCGGCCGTCGCGGGCCTGCTCGGGTGTGGGGTCATGGCGGGCCTCGGCGCGGCGATCAACACCGGCGGCGTCACGCGTGACGACACGGTTGCGGTGATCGGTTGCGGCGGCGTGGGTGACGCCGCGATCGCCGGTGCCGCGCTGGTCGGGGCGAAGAAGATCATCGCCGTCGACACCGACAACGCGAAACTGGAGTGGGCCCGCAAGTTCGGCGCCACCCACACCGTCAACGCCCGCGAATTCGATGTCGTGGAGACCATTCAGGACCTCACCGATGGCTTCGGGGTCGACGTGGTGGTCGACGCCGTCGGCCGGCCCGAGACCTGGAAGCAGGCCTTCTACGCCCGCGACCTCGCCGGGACCGTGGTGCTGGTCGGGGTACCGACTCCCGACATGCGCCTGGACATGCCGCTGGTGGACTTCTTCTCCCGCGGCGGCTCGCTGAAGTCGTCCTGGTACGGCGACTGCCTGCCGGAGCGCGACTTCCCCACCCTGATCGACCTGTACCTGCAGGGCCGGCTGCCGTTGGAGAAGTTTGTCTCCGAGCGAATCGGGTTAGACGGCATCGAGGAGGCTTTTCACAAGATGCACGACGGCAAGGTATTGCGTTCGGTGGTGATTCTCTGATGGTGGTCATCGACCGGTTGGTCACGCACGGCACCTTCGAACTCGATGGCGGCAGTTGGGAAGTCGACAACAACATCTGGCTGGTGGGCGACAACTCCAACGTCGTGGTGTTCGACGCGGCCCACGACGCGGCGCCGATCATCGAGGCCGTCGACGGGCGGCACGTGGTGGCGGTGGTCTGCACGCATGGCCACAACGACCACGTGACGGTGGCTCCGGAACTCGGTAAGGAGCTCGACGCGCCGGTGTTGCTACACCCCGCTGACGAAGTGCTGTGGCAGATGACGCACCCGGACAGCAACTTTGAGCCGATCTCCGAAGGGCACGCGCTGAAGGTGGGTGGCACCGAGTTGCGGGCCATCCACACCCCGGGGCACTCCCCCGGATCGGTGTGCTGGTACGTCCACGATCTGGGTGTGGTGTTCAGCGGTGACACCCTGTTCTCCGGCGGGCCGGGGGCCACCGGCCGGTCCTACTCGGATTTCCCCACGATTCTGCAGTCGATCTCCGAGCGCCTGGGCAAGCTGCCCGGGGATACCGTCGTGCACACTGGCCACGGCGATAGCACGACGATCGGCGACGAGATCGTGCACTACGAGGAGTGGGTGAAGCGCGGGCACTAGGTCGGTTGCTTTCACCCGCGAGCGTGCACTCAATGCCAGCCGTACCGGAGTGTCGCTGTACATTTGCGCACGCTCGCCGACGACACCAAGCTACAGCCCCTCCATAACCCGCCGCTTCTCCGCCTGGAACTCCTCCTCAGTCAACGCGCCCGAGTCCCGCAGCGCGGCAAGAGTTTTCAGGCGCTCGACCCGCACGCCCTCACCAGAGGGCTCGTAGGCCGCCGGCGGTGCGACGACGGCGAACCCGCCGCCGGCAGAAGGCACCGGCCGCCGGCGCACCCGCGCCAGCCACATGATCGACAGCGTCAGGTCGACCAACCCGACGACGAACAGCGCCACGAAAACCCAGACCAGATACCCGTACGAGCTCTGATGCCCGAAAGCCAGTCGCGGGTTGATGTATCCGTTGACCTGGCCATCGGTCACGACCTGGTAGGTGCCGTCGGCAGGCACCTGGACGTTCCACACCCGGATATGCGCGTCGTTGTTGACTGTCGTTGTGCTGCCGATACTTTCGGTGACCTCCGGCTGCGGCACACCATCCGGCGGGGTGATCGAGATGCGCATCGGCGGCACCGGTAGACCGCCGCCGTCGGTCCCGCCGATGACCAGGGTATGCAGGCTGACGGTCGCCTGCCCGGCAGGCAGATGCACGCTCCCGGATCCCGGCACGGGCACCTCACCGTAGGCGTCGTAGTCGTCCAGGAAGAACACGTTGAGCACCAGCGTCGTGATGAAGCCGGCGACCGACACGACCAGCGTCACAATCGCCAGGATCAACGAAGCCTTGGCGACCCGTCTGCTATTCATCCAGGCAGTGTGTCACGCACGGCAGCGACAGGGGACACTGTTTGCGACCCCAGACGCAGCAACCGGAGAAGGAGTTCTCAGATGGCCAACGATCTCGTCGCCACGGTGCCCGATCTGACCGGCAAGCTGGCGGTTGTCACCGGATCCAACAGCGGCCTCGGCTTCGGCCTGGCCAAGCGCCTGGCCGCGGGCGGTGCCGACGTCGTGATGGCCATCCGCAACCAGGGCAAGGGCGAGGCCGCCATCGAAGAGATCCGCAAGTCGGTCCCCGACGCCAGCCTGACCATCAAGCCACTGGACCTGTCATCGCTGGACTCCGTCCAAGCCCTGGGTGCCCAACTCAACGCCGAGGGCCGGCCGATCGACATCCTGATCAACAATGCCGGTGTCATGACGCCACCCGAGCGCGACACCACCGCGGACGGCTTCGAATTGCAGTTCGGCAGTAACCATCTCGGGCATTTCGCGCTCACCGGGCAAGTGTTGCCGCTGCTGCGCGCGGCGCAGGCCCCCCGCGTCGTGTCGTTGAGCAGCATCGCCGCGCGCCGTGGCCGCATCCACTTCGACGACCTGCAGTTCGAGAAGTCCTACGCCTCGATGGCGGCCTACGGGCAGTCGAAGCTGGCGACGCTGATGTTCGCCCTTGAACTGGACCGGCGCAGCCGCCAGGGCGGCTGGGGCATCACGTCCAACGCGGCGCACCCCGGGCTCACCAAGACCAACCTGCAGATCAGCGGACCGTCACACGGCCGGGACAAGCCGGCGCTGATGCAGCGTCTGTATACGACGTCCTGGAAGTACGCCCCATTCCTGTGGCAGGAGATCGACGAAGGCATCCTGCCGGCGCTGTACGCGGCCGTCACCCCCGGCGCCGAGGGCGGCGCGTTCTACGGACCGCGCGGCTTCGCCGAGGCCGCCGGCGGCGGGGTCACCGAAGCCAAGATACCCAAGCGTGCCGCCAATGATGATGACTGCAAACGACTTTGGGAGATCTCGGAGAGGCTCACCGGTGTCAGCTACCCCGCGCCGAACTGAGCCGCAGCGCAAGGTCCGCCTGCCCGAATCGAGTGTGGTGGTGCGGCCCGAGCCGATGGAATCGGCGACCTACACCCAGTCGTCGCGGCTGCAGGCGGCCGGATTGCTGCCCGCCGTCGCGCTATTCGAACAGGCGGCACAACAGGTGCCCCTGCCCAAACCCCCGCAACCGGTCGTCGTCGCCGACTACGGCGCTGCCACGGGCCATAATTCGCTGAGGCCGATGGCCACCGCGGTCGAGGTGTTGCGCGGCCGCACCCGCCACGATCACGCCATCCTGGTGGCGCACACCGATGTGCCGGAGAACGACTTCACCGCCCTGTTCCACACCCTGGCCGACGACCCGGACAGTTACCTGAATAACGACGCGGCCAGTTTCACCTCCGCCATCGGCCGGTCCTTCTACCAGCAGATCCTGCCGACCGGCACGGTCAACCTCGGGTGGTCGTCGTGGGCGATCCAGTGGCTGAGCCGGGTCCCCGAGGGCGCCCCGGAGGTCGCCGACCACGTGCAGGTCGCGTTCAGCAGCAACACCGAGGCCCGGCGAGCCTACGAGCACCGATCGGCGCTGGACTGGAATGACTTCGTCGCCTTCCGGGGCCGGGAACTGTGTCCGGGTGGCCGGTTGGTGGTGCTCACCATGGCCCTCGATGAGGACGGCGAGTTCGGCTACCGCCCGCTGAACGAGGCACTGATGGCGTCGCTGGAAGAGCTGGCCGAACACGGTCTGGTGCGCCGGGAAGAGGTGCGGCGCATGGTGATTCCCGTGGTGGCCCGCACCGAGAAGGATTTCCGCGCCCCGTTCGCACCGCGCGGCTGGTTCGAAGGCCTGACCATCGAGCACCTCGACATGTTCAACGCCGACGACCGGTTCTGGGCCAGATACCAAAAGGACTCGGACGCAGAAGCTTTCGGCGCACAATGGGCCGCGTTTGCCCGGGCCGCCCTGTTTCCGACCCTGCGGGCGGGCCTGAGCGGCGGGTTCGACGACCCGCGCGGCATGGATTTCATCGAGCAGCTCGAGGCCGGTGTCGCCGGGCGTCTGGCCAGGGCGCCCGAGCCGATGCGGATTCCGCTTGCATCCCTCGTATTGGCAAAGCGGCAGTAACGGGAGTTTCGGCTCCACGCCGATGTGGTAACCCTCACTTTGGGTCGGGTCGCATAGCAACTCCTTAAGGGGGCCACACGTATGAGCGCGCACGAGGAAGAATCGGCTGGTCAGGACGACAGCAAGACCGATGACGGTGCCGTGAGTACGGCCGAGGCCGACGAGAAAGACGACGACAGCAACGACGGCGTCCAGCAGACGGGCGAGAAGCCGGAGCCGGACGAGGATGCCAAAGAGAAGGCCGCAGAGATGATGACGGCCTACGAGGACAAGCCCACCTTGGTGATGCCCGGTTCCGGCAAGACCATCACCGGCACCGCCGTCAACGAATGGCTCGACGACGACGGCAACCCCAAATACGCCGAAGACGACGATTCGCCTGCGGCCAAGGCCAAGTCAGAGGCGTCCGAGGCCGGCGACAAGAAAACCGACGAGACCGACGACGCGCCCGCCGAGCAAAGCGGCAAAGACGGCGACAACGATGACGGAAGCCGCGCGAAGAACACCGCCGAAAGCGAGCGGGCGGCCGACGCCGACGAAAATGCCGAGGACGAGAACAAGTCGGTCGAGCAGCTGCAGGAAGAGGCCGAGCAGCGCGTCAAAGACAACATGGAGAAAGACAAGGAATTCAACCAGCAGATCATCGAGGCCACCAAGCAGGACCGGGAGGACCGCGAGAAGGCCGGTACCTAAACGGGTCAGCCGACCTTCGGCACGTGGCCGATTCCGGGGATCTGCGGTAGCCCCGGAATCTGCGGTAGCTGCGGAATAGCCGGTGGCGCAGGCGGATTCGGGTTGGCGGGTCCAGGCAGCTGCGGGATCTGCGGCACCGGCGGCGCGGTCGTCACCGGCGGTTGAGTGGTGACCGGCGGCTGGGTGGTCACTGGCGGAGGCACCGTGGTGGTCACCGGTGCGGGCGCTTCGGTGGTGGGCGGCGGTGCCTGAGTGGTCTGCACCGGTGCCGGAGCCTGGGTCTGCGGGGGCGGCGCGGGCGCCTGTGTCGTCGGCGCCGGTTCGGGCGTCGAGGCCGGCGGCGGCTCGGGACTGGGGCTCTCGGTGGCCGCGGGCGCGGAACTGCGAGGCGTGGTGTTAACGCCGGGAGACTTGGTGCCTTTGCTGCCGTGCGAGGTCAACCCGATCGCCACCGCGGTGCCGACCAGCAGCACCGCCACGATGGTGCTGATGATGATCACCGCCGGCAGCCGGTACCAGGGAATGGGAGAGGCCTTGCGCTCGGGTTCGGGTCGCTCTTCGTGCTCGAACTTCATCTGCGGCCGGGCGGCCGTGTAGCCCGATCCGGAGCCGGAACCCGACGAAACCGCGGGCATCACCCGCGACTCGT
It contains:
- a CDS encoding class I SAM-dependent methyltransferase, giving the protein MTAPETGTETVEAFTDRMVSTIDNASLTLLLSLGHQTGLLDTMAALPPSSSAEIAEAAHLDERYVREWLGGMTTGRVVDYDAETGTYTLPAQRAAVLTSAAGPNNLALVAQFVPLLSEVEQKILGCFRAGGGLPYSEYPRFHTLMAQQSGVVFDAGLVDVVLPLVDGLPERLRSGADVADFGCGSGHAVNVMAQAFPASRFTGIDFSEEAIAAGRDEAARLGLSNVTFESHDLPTLDKEAVYDVIVVFDAIHDQAQPARVLENIHRALRPGGVFLMADVKASSRLEDNVDVPMSTYLYTVSLMHCMTVSLAHGGAGLGAAWGTQLATSMLADAGFGDVVVAEVESDPINNYYIARK
- a CDS encoding TetR/AcrR family transcriptional regulator → MVSMSNEPNLDTGDRILAAAASCVVDFGADRVTLAEIARRAGVSRPTVYRRWPDTQSIMSTLLTDHITNVMHEVPFEGNDREALVKQVVAVADRLRRDELIMSVMHSELARVYITERLGVSQQFLIEGLAQRLAEAQSAGSVRPGDPRQFATMILLIAQSTIQSADIVKPILDDEALATQLAYTLNGYLF
- a CDS encoding SDR family oxidoreductase; translation: MANDLVATVPDLTGKLAVVTGSNSGLGFGLAKRLAAGGADVVMAIRNQGKGEAAIEEIRKSVPDASLTIKPLDLSSLDSVQALGAQLNAEGRPIDILINNAGVMTPPERDTTADGFELQFGSNHLGHFALTGQVLPLLRAAQAPRVVSLSSIAARRGRIHFDDLQFEKSYASMAAYGQSKLATLMFALELDRRSRQGGWGITSNAAHPGLTKTNLQISGPSHGRDKPALMQRLYTTSWKYAPFLWQEIDEGILPALYAAVTPGAEGGAFYGPRGFAEAAGGGVTEAKIPKRAANDDDCKRLWEISERLTGVSYPAPN
- a CDS encoding MBL fold metallo-hydrolase, which translates into the protein MVVIDRLVTHGTFELDGGSWEVDNNIWLVGDNSNVVVFDAAHDAAPIIEAVDGRHVVAVVCTHGHNDHVTVAPELGKELDAPVLLHPADEVLWQMTHPDSNFEPISEGHALKVGGTELRAIHTPGHSPGSVCWYVHDLGVVFSGDTLFSGGPGATGRSYSDFPTILQSISERLGKLPGDTVVHTGHGDSTTIGDEIVHYEEWVKRGH
- a CDS encoding FAD-binding oxidoreductase, which produces MKWNAWGDPAAAKPLSDGVRGLLKQVVGLADSDEAELQPDEVKLRPCALSQADQDGLAKIVGGEFFRTADRDRLLRAGGKSTPDMLRRKDRGVQDAPDAVLLPADDDTVLEILRYCSDHGIAVVPFGGGTNVTGGLDPTRGQFSAVISLDLRRFDELHSLDKVSGIAELGGGVTGPDAERLLGEQGFSLGHFPQSFEYATIGGFAATRSSGQDSAGYGRFNDMIVGLRMVTPVGIWDLGRVAASAAGPDLRQLAIGSEGTLGVITKVRLRVHPVPETTRYEAWSFPDFATGVAALRAITQTGTGPTVVRLSDEAETGVNLATHETIGENQNAGGCLGLTLFEGTKEHAESRHAETRALLEASGGTSLGEGPARTWEHGRFSAPYLRDSMLAAGALCETLETATDWSNIPALKAAVTEALTSSLAESGTPALVMCHVSHVYPTGASLYFTIVAGQRGNPLEQWWAAKKAACDAIMATGGTITHHHAVGADHRAWMREEVGDLGVQLLRAAKATLDPAGILNPGKLIP
- a CDS encoding SHOCT domain-containing protein, whose product is MNSRRVAKASLILAIVTLVVSVAGFITTLVLNVFFLDDYDAYGEVPVPGSGSVHLPAGQATVSLHTLVIGGTDGGGLPVPPMRISITPPDGVPQPEVTESIGSTTTVNNDAHIRVWNVQVPADGTYQVVTDGQVNGYINPRLAFGHQSSYGYLVWVFVALFVVGLVDLTLSIMWLARVRRRPVPSAGGGFAVVAPPAAYEPSGEGVRVERLKTLAALRDSGALTEEEFQAEKRRVMEGL
- a CDS encoding diacylglycerol kinase: MSRREIAKITALTNPLSGHGAAIEAAQRAIARFHKRGIEVVEIIGDGAEDARFLVAAALEKGTDAVVVTGGDGVISNALQVLAQTDVPLGVIPAGTGNDHAREFGIPTKDPEAAADVVVDGWTETIDLGRIKDQHGVNKWFGTVAATGFDSLVTDRANRMTWPHGRMRYYIAMLAELSQLRLLPFRLVLDGQQVIETDLTMTAFGNTRSYGGGMLICPNADRSDGLLDLTMVRSESRTKLIRFFPTALKGTHIGLDEVTTARAKTVEVECPGINVYADGDYACPLPAEISAVPAALQVLRPAHKV
- a CDS encoding serine hydrolase domain-containing protein; the encoded protein is MSALSVLDDWPVPNAAAAVVGPDGVRATHGDTAREFALASVTKPIVARAAQIAVEEGVVELDTEAGPPGSTVRHLLAHASGLAMLSGGVLARPGARRIYSNYGFAVLAQTIERESGIEFGRYLTEAVCEPLGMTSTRLDGGADTAGYGATSTVDDLVRFAGDLLRPATVSAQMHADATSVQFPGLDGVLPGYGSQRPNDWGLGFELRDSKSPHWTGAGNSVRTYGHFGQSGGFIWVDPDADLALVVLTDRDFGEWALKPWPALSDAVLAAYAGKENAH
- a CDS encoding DUF3145 domain-containing protein is translated as MRASNQFADVTAGVVYVHASPAAVCPHVEWALSSTLQAKANLVWTPQPAMPGQLRAVTNWVGPVGTGARLANALRSWSVLRFEVTEDPSPGVDGHRFSHTPQLGLWSGPMSANGDIMVGEMRLRTLMAQGADTLAAEMDSVLGTAWDEALEPYRDGGDAGEVTWLSRGVG
- a CDS encoding S-(hydroxymethyl)mycothiol dehydrogenase codes for the protein MSQTVRGVISRSKGQPVELVDIVIPDPGPGEAVVDITACGVCHTDLTYREGGINDEYPFLLGHEAAGTVEAVGPGVTHVEPGDFVILNWRAVCGQCRACRRGRPHLCFDTFNAEQKMTLTDGTELTPALGIGAFADKTLVAAGQCTKVNPEADPAVAGLLGCGVMAGLGAAINTGGVTRDDTVAVIGCGGVGDAAIAGAALVGAKKIIAVDTDNAKLEWARKFGATHTVNAREFDVVETIQDLTDGFGVDVVVDAVGRPETWKQAFYARDLAGTVVLVGVPTPDMRLDMPLVDFFSRGGSLKSSWYGDCLPERDFPTLIDLYLQGRLPLEKFVSERIGLDGIEEAFHKMHDGKVLRSVVIL